The genomic interval CAAACCCGAATTTTTGAAAAGTTCTACCGTATTCCCAGTTCTGACCCCTGGAAGCAACCAGGCACCGGATTAGGTTTAGCTTTAGTCCGTAAACTCGTTACATATTTAGGTGGCTCAATTCACGTTCAAAGCGCTAAGAATCTAACCAGCTTTATTATAGAGCTAGCGTTGAATAGTTCTCAGGCAGAGCTTAAGAAATAATTGGTTTGCCACTACTTATTGGTTTGCCACTAGTTAGAGATTGTTTAAGGAGTGCCGTTTTCTAGTCGAACTACTCCCTTAATCCCCACGTTTGGGGGAATCCTAATTAAGAATCTGCTAAATAGCAGCTAAAGTGATCAGCTCACAACAGGTAGGCAAATCTTGAGTAATATTAATGTCAATTTCGATATTCCTAGCTGGGTGACAGAAGGCTTAACCAATCAAACCTATGAACGTGTAGGAGGAGTAATCCGTGATGCTAAAACGAAGCAAGTAGTAGCTTGGCTGCGTGAAATAGGTTCCTCAACTCTTAGTTCTAAGTGGATGACAGTGGCTAGCGTTCTCACCCCAAGTCTATCCCTGCTAAATCTAGGCTTGTCCACTATGGGGTTCGTCTGGATTTTAAGACGTTTAGACGAGCTAGAAAAGTGTCTCCAAGAGACTCAAAAGGTTGTAGCAGAGATCAATCAAAAGCTTGATTTAGAAGCATATTCTAACTTTCGGGCAGCACTGGATTTAGCGAGAAACGCTTTCACTATGAATAAAGCAGACAATCGCCAAAACAGTGCTATGCAAGCAATTAATCGACTTCTAAAGGTTGAACATTATTACGCTGGCCATACTGAAAATCTAATTCAGAAAAACAGTGAAAAAGCATCAGACTATCTAGCTTTGTTGTTTCTAATTTATATTGCGGAAGTAAGGTGCTATTTAGAGTTAGGGGAAACCGAGCTTGCGATTCGTCGGTTTCAGGAAGGAGCTAAGATCCTGAACGACTACACAGGAAAATGTATCAAACTCCTGTTGACGCCAAATCCAGCCATCTACCTGCATCCTAAATTAATTGGTAAAACTGATCTGCATCGCCTAACCATAATCCTTCAATGGTTTGATCCAACACTTGATGAGAATGCTGTATTTGAAGCGCAACGAAAAAATCTATTTACTATTGCTCAAGAGGCTCCTCGCGATCAAGTTGACTTGACATTTGCAGTTGCCAAAAACTTCTTCAGCAGCTTTAACTTAGATCAGGCCGCTCAAGGATTGATTGACAAGCTAGAGATTTACGATCGTCTGCCAAACTATATGGAAAGAATGGAGGCGATGATTGAAACTTATCGTCGTTTTGAAGCGTATCAAAGTGAAGTACAGGCGATCGCTCAACTAGGCATGAGTTTTCAGGAATGGCTGCAATTAAAACCATCAGAAACACAACCTGAAGGAGCCGAACTGATGTACATCATGCCATCCGAGCCACTGGAACTCATGACCCTACATTAAGGCGATCGCTCAAGGCATCCATTCTAGAGAGACTCCCACACGGCTATCCTTGGCAAAGCGGGAGTTTTGTTTTTGGATATCCGTAGACAAGCGTAGATTGTTCGTCACCGCGTAGCCCGCCGATAGCGTTGTTAGCCCCACTTCCTCATCAGAACCAGGAGATACCCAACTCTGGGTCAGAGAGACATCAGCGGCTCCAGTGCGCGACAGCACCAACAAAACCCGCACCCCAACATTCGCTCCATCAGTGGAATATTGATCGGTTTCTAAATAGCGGTAGCCCACCACAGGCGCAACATTGACATAGCTGCCCAAAGGCCGCACATAGTAACGCACGTCTCCGCCATAGGCTTCGCGATCGCCATTAAACGCAGCTTGGTATTCTCCGCTGACCGTTAAGCCACTCCGCCCTAAGAACACATCCTCCACACCCACATTCCAACCGCCAGCGTGATCCGTAGAGGGAAACTGAGAGTATCCCGCCCTAATTCGCGTCCGGAAACTTGGGTCGTGTTTGATGTCCGACAATACATCTGGCACTTCCCGTAACCAACGCTGCAACACAGGACTTTCTTGGATAACCTCTGGCTTTAAATCCAAGTCACTCGCAGCCTGAGACACTTCAGGTGGTTGAGTTGTAGGTGCAGGCGTTTCCTGAGCCGTAGCCCGATCAATCCCACCTAAAAGCACAATGAGTAAGCTCACCGACAGGCCCAAGCGGAAGGGCGATCGCAGCCATTGCCAATTAATAATTTGTCTCTCCATGCAAGCAATTGATGGCTGAAGAATCAAGCAGGTTCCCACAAAAAAACGGTTCTGCATTAAACAGAACCGCCAGCATTCGGAGCCAATCTGAAACGTTAACGTACAGTGCCTTCTAGAGCCACCATATCAATCGGCTTCATCAGGTACAACCGCAGCATTTGCCAAGCGATCGCACCGATTAGGGGTAGCTTCTGGAAGAACTTCACGGCTTTGGGCTGGTTAGACTCAATGATCTTGTTCAGCTTCAGAAAAGCCGCAGCCGCCTTATCCATCCGAGCCACGAATTTAGGATTTTCTACATCCAGAATCACGGGGAAAACGCGACCCGCAGTTTCGTTGGTCTTGTTGATCACATGCAGATCGTAGTCCCGCGCATTCAGGCCCAGAGAAGCGTAGAAGCCAGAGCGCTGAAGGTCGTTGAGGTACATGGTGGCAAACACGGAGAGCAGGAAGAAGCGACTCCAGAGTTTTGCTTTCCAATCGTTAAGGAACTGGGGCTGAGCCTTCATGATGGCATCAAAAAAGTCACCATGACGGTTCTCATCTTGGCACCAGTTATCAAAGAATCGGAAAATCGGGTAGATGCGATTCTCAGGGTGCGACTCTAGGTGACGGAAAATCGTGATGTACCGCCAGTAGCCAATCTTTTCAGAGAGGTAAGTCGCGTAGAAGATAAACTTTGGCTTAAAGAAGGTGTAGCTGCGGCTCTTGGTCAAGAAACCCAAGTCGAGCGACATGTTGAAGTCGGTCATCGCCTTGTTGAGGAAACCAGCGTGACGCGCCTCATCTCGTGACATCAGCGAGAAGCACTCTGCCAACAAGGGGTTCTTGTCTTTCAGCTTGCGAGCTAGTTCTTTGTAGAGCAGGAAGCCAGAGAACTCAGCGGTGCAAGAGCGCTCTAGAAACTCGATGAATAGCTGACGGGTTTCGCCATCAATGTGATCCCAAGATTGCTCAAACTCAGCATCCCGCACAAAATGGTGGCGATTGTAGTCAGCCCGAAATTCTTCCAGGATGGCTCTCAACTCGTCCTCGTTGGGAGAGATGTCCATCTTTGCCATCTCATCGAAGTCGGTGGTATAGAACCGAGGAGTGAGGATGGTTTCCTTCGCGGGGACTTTGATTCCTGGCTTCTGTTCTTCAAAACCAGGTTTCTTGAGGGAATCTACCATAGGTGTTTCTGCTCTTTTATGATTCTGTGCCTCAGGTCTAGAGCCATGAAAGCAATACAGAGGAAGCCAAGACGTAAATGCGGCATTTTCTATGCACTTTAGTTTACAAGGTCTGAGAGGTTGAAGCGAGGCGATCGTGTTAAGAGTTGCAACATCGCGTCAACTTCTGTGAGTCTTGGTGAAGACAAAGGTGAAGACAAGTGCGATCGCCCATGTCTTGTAGGGTGCGTCACGACGCACCGCCATAAATTATTGTGTCTCTCCGGTTGAGAACGGTGCGTACGCTTCGCTTTACACACCCTACCGTCTATAAAACTTTCTCTAGCCAGAGTTGCCGTCCGTCTTGCCACAGCGATCGCTCAGCTTGTAATCCTAATTTTTGGTAAAGGGCGATCGCTCCTATATTTCGTTCATTGGTATTGAGGCCAATTGAACGAAATCCTTTGGCAGCAGCTCTATCAATAGCCAATTGAACCAGTTGTCGCCCTACTCCTTGTCGCCGTACCTCCGGAAGCACATAGAGGATTTCCTTGAGCATCTTGAGCCAGAAAAAATTCAGTATCTGACTCTTGCAAGAGTCGGGCGATCGCGTCTCGAAACTCTGTATCGGAAGGATGCAATTGCTGAAGCTGATCCCGAAATGCGCCAGCTAGTCGTACCAGTGATTCGAGATTCCCTGCACTTGCAACTCGAATAATCAAATCTGTTGCCAAAAGATTGTCTGTAAATCCAAGATAAAGCCAGGAAGTACTGCTTCCCCAGATAAAGTGGCGGGAGCCTGGAGAACTTCAACGAGTTGATTTGGGCGGTAAATTTCTACTTGACGAGTTTTGGGGCTGATCAGCCATGCCAACTGACAACCATTCTCGATGTATTCCTGCATTTTGGCTTGCAGCGTTTCTAAATCATCAGTCTCAGAAGCTAACTCTAGGATAAAGTCAGGACACAATGGCGCAAAACCTTTACGTTGCTCTGGCGTAAGTGCATCCCAGCGCTCTTGCTTCACCCAAGCAGTGTCAGGCGCACGAGTCGCTCCATTCGGCAGCTTGAATCCTGTTGACGAATCAAAGACTTTACCCAGCCGAGTTTGACGATTCCAAAGTGTGAAATCTGTGGTTAATTCAGCATTGTAGTGACCGCTTTCACTCCCCGTAGGTGCCATCACAATCAGTTCCCCTTGCGCCGTTCGTTCCATTCTCAAGTCAGGATTTGCTTGGCTTAGCTGTGTGAACTGCTCTTCTGTAACCTTGAGTTGTGGAGGCACCTTAACTGCAACGCTGCTCATCATCTGACCTCTACAGGCTCTATCCTCACAGCATAGCCTTAAGCTTTTCAAAGTAGGCGATCGCTTGGCCCACTCACGAGTTCTCAACTCCATCTTGCGGAAATTTCAATCTTGCATATCCGCCTAGCAAGAGTAACCAAGCGACTACAACTGTCCAGTGAATGGCTACAGCAGTCCAAATAGAGCCTGATTGCCAATAGGAGATAGAACAGGCAACTCCCAAAATCCCAGTTGAGAACAGGAAAACAGGATGGGTCATTGTGGGCAAGCTACAGCGGTACAGCGTGGCCCCATTTAAAGGGTGGTACAACACATAAGCGAATAAACTGAGCACTCCCCAAAGTATCTGTATGTTGAATGCCGATGGCTCACTAGCATGGGCTAAGGGCATGGCACGGAAGCACAATTCCTCTGCTAACGCCGGAAACAAAAAACAGGCGACTAATACACCAGTCATTTTGAGCGCAGACAAACGAGGAACAGTGAACCGTAAAAAGCCTGTTTGCAATCCTAACGGCACACAAATGAGCGCAGTCATAGATAGCAGCAACCCTGCTATGTTCCAACTGGCGGCGCTAGGAAAAGTTAGACAAGCTGAAACCACTCTAGCGGCGAGTAAATTAAGAAACTGCACGATGTCGAAATAGTTGTAAATAAGCGTTGCCAGAAAACTCTAATCAAGGGGGCGATCGCTAGGTTTAATCTGCCAACCCGCGATCGCTCTTCAGCTTATTTTTCTTCTGTTTTTTGTTCTACTTTTTGTTCTGGTTGTTTCCGGCATTCTAGTTTTTCTTGTCTACTCTTCTTCTCCTTTTCGCATTGTTTGCGCTCTGCGATCAGTTGTTTGACTCTAGCTTTCACGGTGTTGTGGCGGGTGACTCCCTCGTAGGCGTAGCGGTTGTAGCCGTTCTCTTGAATCAGGCTTTCCAGATATTCCACCCGCTCGTTGGTGACTGGGTGTGAGGAGAGCCAACTGAAAGGCATGCTGTCTTTGTCTTCTTTTTCCAATGTCACCATCAAGTTGCGTAACCCATCTGCTGCGTAGCCCGTCGAAGCTAAAATCCGGGTGCCCACAATATCCGCTTGTCGCTCCATATCGCGGCTGTAGTCTAGAACCGCCAAATTGCCAATGGTGCCCCCAAAGGGAAAGAACTGCGTGGCGCTAGAAACCAGATTTCCTTGAGCCAC from Trichocoleus desertorum ATA4-8-CV12 carries:
- the acsF gene encoding magnesium-protoporphyrin IX monomethyl ester (oxidative) cyclase, with amino-acid sequence MVDSLKKPGFEEQKPGIKVPAKETILTPRFYTTDFDEMAKMDISPNEDELRAILEEFRADYNRHHFVRDAEFEQSWDHIDGETRQLFIEFLERSCTAEFSGFLLYKELARKLKDKNPLLAECFSLMSRDEARHAGFLNKAMTDFNMSLDLGFLTKSRSYTFFKPKFIFYATYLSEKIGYWRYITIFRHLESHPENRIYPIFRFFDNWCQDENRHGDFFDAIMKAQPQFLNDWKAKLWSRFFLLSVFATMYLNDLQRSGFYASLGLNARDYDLHVINKTNETAGRVFPVILDVENPKFVARMDKAAAAFLKLNKIIESNQPKAVKFFQKLPLIGAIAWQMLRLYLMKPIDMVALEGTVR
- a CDS encoding GNAT family N-acetyltransferase — translated: MLKEILYVLPEVRRQGVGRQLVQLAIDRAAAKGFRSIGLNTNERNIGAIALYQKLGLQAERSLWQDGRQLWLEKVL
- a CDS encoding Uma2 family endonuclease — translated: MSSVAVKVPPQLKVTEEQFTQLSQANPDLRMERTAQGELIVMAPTGSESGHYNAELTTDFTLWNRQTRLGKVFDSSTGFKLPNGATRAPDTAWVKQERWDALTPEQRKGFAPLCPDFILELASETDDLETLQAKMQEYIENGCQLAWLISPKTRQVEIYRPNQLVEVLQAPATLSGEAVLPGFILDLQTIFWQQI
- a CDS encoding CPBP family intramembrane metalloprotease, which translates into the protein MTALICVPLGLQTGFLRFTVPRLSALKMTGVLVACFLFPALAEELCFRAMPLAHASEPSAFNIQILWGVLSLFAYVLYHPLNGATLYRCSLPTMTHPVFLFSTGILGVACSISYWQSGSIWTAVAIHWTVVVAWLLLLGGYARLKFPQDGVENS